The sequence CTGCGCCGCGACCGGCGAGGCCACCACGGCGGCCGCCTTCCTCGGCGACGACACCCTCTGGCGGTCGGTACGCCGGGTGCTCGCCGCCCGCGACCTGGTGGTCACCGTCCGGGTCGCCGCGGCCCTGCACCCGGCCCCGAAGGCGGACCGGCGGGGGCTGGCCCGGGCCGCCGAGTCGGCGGTCCACCTGGTGCCGGCCCGGCCCGTCGCGTCTCGTCCGGTGACCGCGCCGACCGGTCCGGGCCTCCTCCAGGCGGCAGATTCGACCCGGGCAGCGGCTGCCGGGTGGACGGCTGTGTCCCCGCCGGCTGACCTCGGTGCCTCGACAGGCGCAAGGGAGCTGGACCGGGCGGCCTGACGCGCACCCGACTCGCGACGTGTCTTGTTCTATCGCGATGTATCGCGTTACGCTGCCCCCGAGCGCGGGCCGTCGGCCATGCGCATCGAGGGGAGGACGCCATGACCAGCTGGACGGTCGAGCAGCCGCGACGCTTCACCCTGGACGACCCGGTCACCGAGATCGACGTGCGGCTGATCAGCGGTCGGCTCAACGTGGTCGCCACCGACGGCCCGGCCCGGGTCGACATCACGCAGGCCGGCGGCGAGGGCCGGCCGATCCACGTCGAGCACCGCGACGGGCGGCTCAGCATCGTCCAGGAGCGGAAGTTCCGCTGGTCGGAGGTGTTCCGGTGGGTCGGCCCACTGGCCCGGTGGCCCCGGGTCGACGTCTCCGTCGCGGTCCCCGCCCACGTGGCGGCCACCCTCAAGCTGATCGACGGCTCGCTGGTCGCCTCCGGGCTGCGCGGGCGGACCCGGGCCGACGTGACCTCCGGCCAGATCACCCTGATGGGGCTGCGCGGCGCCACCGCGGCGAAGATCGTCTCCGGTCCGGTCGAGGCGCTCGGGGTGGCCGGCGAGGTCACCCTGGAGACCGTCTCCGGCGAGGTCATCCTGGCCGACAGCGCGCCGGCCCAGGTCCGCGCGCACACCGTCTCCGGCGCCATCACCTGCGACTTCGACAACCCCCGCCGCAGCGAGATCCGGCTCAGCACGATCTCCGGCAGCATCACCGTGCGGGTCCGGGAGGACAGCGACCTCGCCGTCCGGCTGCACACCACCTCCGGCCGCATCACCAGCGGCTTTCCCCAGGTGCTGGCCAGCCGGGGGCTGGCCGCGGTGCGCGACAGCGAGGGCGTCCTCGGGGCGGGCGAGGGTAAGCTCTGGGCCTCCGCGACGTCGGGCAGCATCGCGCTGCTCGCCCGTCCGGTGGACGACGACCAGGAGGAGCTGCTGTGACCGCCGTGTTCAGTCACGGGCGGCTCCGGCTCTACCTGCTCAAGCTGCTCGACGACGGCCCGAAGCACGGCTACGAGCTGATCCGGCTGCTGGAGGACCGCTTCCTCGGCCTGTACGCCCCGAGCGCCGGCACCATCTATCCCCGCCTGCAACGGCTGGAGGTGGAGGGGCTGGTCACCCACACCGCGGCCGGCGGCCGCAAGGTCTACGAGATCACCGAGGGCGGCCGGGCGGAGCTGCGGCAACGCGCCGACGAGCTGGCCACCCTGGAGACCGACATCACCGCCTCGGTGCAGGACCTCTCCGCCCTCGCCGGCGAGATCCAGACCGAGGTACGCGGCTCGGTCCGTGACCTCAAGCGCGAGCTGCGCGAGGCGGCCCGGCAGACCCGGCAGACCCGCTGGGACCGACCGGTGCCGCCGCCGGCCCCCGGGCCCGCCGCCTCACCGCTGCTGACCGAGTTCGACCAGCGGCTGGCCGCCTTCACCATGGAGGTCGGCGGGCTGGTCCGGGCGCACCGGCTCTCAGACAACCAGTTGCGAACCGCGATCCGGGTCCTCGACGGCGCGCTCGACGGGCTGCGCCGGCTGCTGCGCTGACCCGGCTCACAGGGTCTTTTCAGGAAGCGTCCAGCGCCGGCGCAGCCGCGTCGCGGATGATGGCGAGCATGGCCGCTACCCAGACCGAGGCGCGACTGCTCGTCGTCGAGGACGATCCCAACATCCTCGAACTGCTCTCCGCCAGCCTGCGCTTCGCCGGCTTCGACGTGGCCACCGCCACCAGCGGCAGCGCGGCGTTGAGCACCGCGAAGGACCACCGTCCCGACCTCGTGGTCCTCGACGTGATGCTGCCCGACCTGGACGGCTTCGAGGTCATCCGGATGCTCCGCGAGGGCGGCGCCCGTACCCCGGTGGTGTTCCTGACGGCGCGGGACGCCACCGACGACAAGATCCGTGGCCTCACCCTGGGCGGCGACGACTACGTCACCAAGCCGTTCAGCCTGGAGGAGCTGACCGCCCGGATCCGCGCGGTGCTACGGCGTACGGCCACCGGCGAGCACGCCCCCTCCCGGCTCACCTTCGCCGACCTGGAGCTGGACGAGGAGACCCACGAGGTGCACCGGGCCGGCCAGCGGGTGCAGCTTTCGCCGACCGAGTTCAAGCTGCTGCGCTACCTGATGCTCAACGCCAACCGGGTGCTCAGCAAGGCGCAGATCCTGGACCACGTCTGGAACTACGACTTCCGGGGCGACGACAACATCGTCGAGTCCTACATCTCGTACCTGCGGCGCAAGGTGGACAACACCGAGCCCCGGCTGATCCACACCCTGCGCGGGGTGGGCTACGTGCTGCGCAAGCCGGCAGCGTGAGCGTCCTCCACGACGCCAAGGGAAAGCTCCGTAGCGTCCCGTTGCGGGTCAAGCTGGTCGCGTCGGTGCTGGCGCTGGTCGCCGCCGCGCTGGTCGTGATCAGCTCGCTGACCACGTACTTCCTCCGCAACTACCTGGTCGGCCAGGTGGACGCCGAGCTCCAGGCGGCCAGCGTCCAGGTCGGCCGGGTCCTGCCCGACCTGCAGTCCGGTCGGGTGCGCGCCTCGCTGCCCACCGACTACGTCGTCGCCCTGGCCAACGCCGACGGCGGCGAGATCATCGGATACGACCCGGTCCTGGAGCGCGACGACCTGCCGCCGATCCCGGCCGACGTGGCCGGCTTCCGGGCCGAGGAGGGTGACCCCTTCACCGTCCGGGCCCAGGACGGCCACGACCGCTGGCGGATGCTCTACCGCGAGCTGCCGGACGGCAGCGTGCTGGCGGTCGGGCAGCACCTCACCGACGTCGACCTGGCCGTCAAGCGGCTGGTCTGGATAGACCTCCTGGTCGGCGGGGCGGTGCTGATCCTGCTCGCCTCGATCGGCGCGGCGATCGTACGGACCAGCCTCAAGCCGCTGGTGGAGATCGAGCGCACCGCCGCCGCGATCGCCGGGGGCGACCTCACCAGACGGGTGCCCGACCCGGAGGAGGGGCAGGAGTGCGCGACCTCCGAGCTGGGCCGGCTCTCCCGCGCACTGAACGCGATGCTGGCCCAGATCGAGGCCGCCTTCACCGCCCGGGCCGCGTCGGAGACCGCCGCCCGCTCGGCCGAGTCCGGCGCCCGGGACGCGGCTCACGCCGCGCAGATCTCCGAGGCGCGGGCCCGCCGCTCGGAGGAGCGGATGCGGCAGTTCGTCGCGGACGCCTCGCACGAGCTGCGTACCCCGCTGACCACCATCCGGGGCTTCGCCGAGCTGTACCGGCAGGGCGCGGCCCGCGCGCCCGAGCAGACCGCCGACCTGCTGCGCCGCATCGAGGACGAGGCGGCCCGGATGGGACTGCTGGTGGAGGACCTGCTGCTGCTGGCCCGGCTGGACCGGGAACGCCCCCTCTCGCTGGCCCCGGTCGAGCTGCCGGTGCTCGCCTCCGACGCCGTGCAGGCCGCCCGGGTGGTCGCCCCCGACCGGCGGATCGAGCTGGAGATCGAGCCCGGCTCGGGCCAGCTGGTGGTGCACGGCGACGACGCCCGGTTGCGGCAGGTCATCGGCAACCTGATGACCAACGCGCTCACCCACACCCCGCCCGAGGCGTCGGTGACCCTGCGGCTACGCACCGAGCCGGGGAACCTGGCCGTGGTGGAGGTGGCCGACACCGGCCCGGGCCTCACCCCGGAGCAGGCCGAGCGGGTGTTCGAGCGCTTCTATCGCGCCGACGCGGCGCGGACCCGCCGGGCGAGCGGGATCACCAGCACCGGCCTGGGGCTGGCCATCGTCGCCGCCCTGGTCGCCGCCCACCACGGCACCGTGCAGGTCGCCGAGACCCCGGGCGGCGGGGCGACCTTCCGGGTGCGGCTGCCGCTGCTGCCGGACGTCGACGGCGGGACCGAGTGACTTTCAGAAAACATTCAGGCGGGTTCCAGGCTGGTGCCAGTGCGACGGGAGAAAGTGGAGCCATGACCGAGTTCGAGACCGACCCGCAGCGGCGGCCGGCCGCCCCCGACGCGGAGCCGTCGCACGCCACCGCCGAGCTGTCCCGCGTCGAGCGCGGGCAGTCCGACTCCACCGAACCTCGCCCGGCCGCCCCGGGCGACGCCGCCGGCACCGCGGGGGAGCCGGCCGGCACCGAGCCGAGCGCCGGCACCACGCCGGACGCCCAGACCTCCGCCGCCCCGTACGCCGGCCAGACCTCCGCCGCCCCGTACCCGGGCGCCGGGCAGACCTCCGCCGCGCCGTACGCCGGCCAGACTCCCGGTGCCGGGTACCCGTCGGCCGGGTACCCGCAGGCGGGTCAGGCCTCCGCCGCGCCGTACCCGGGCGGGGCGCACGGTGGCGAGCAGGCCTACCGACCCGGCTACCAGCCGTACCCGTCCCCCGGTCAGTACCCGGCCGCCGGCTACCAGCCCGGCCAGCAGTCCGGCTGGACGGCGGGCTACCCGGGTGCCCAGGGGCCCGGTGGGCCGGTCCCGCCGCAGCACGGCGGGCAGCCGGTGCCGCCCTGGGCCGCCGGCCCGCGCCCCTCGAAGGTGGCCAAGTTCGTCGGCGCCGGCGTGGCGGTCTTCGCCCTGATGCTCGGCTCCGGCGTGGCCGGTGGCGCGCTCGCTCTCGCGGTCGACGGCGACTCCGGCGGCATCACCCGCACCTACTCGGCCGCCCCGGTGATCAACAGCGCCGACCTGCCGAAGATCGCCGCCGCCGTGCAGGACAGCGTGGTCTCCATCATCACGGACAACGGCGAGGGCTCCGGCGTGGTCCTGAGCGCGGACGGCTTCGTGCTGACCAACAACCACGTGGTCGCCTCCGCCTCCGGCGACACGGTCCGGGTGGTCTTCGCCGACGGCAAGAGCGCCCAGGCCAAGATCGTCGGTACCGACCCGAAGACCGACCTCGCCGTGGTCAAGGCCAGCGGCGTCAGCGACCTGAAGGCCGCGAAGTTCGGCGACAGCGACGGAATGCAGGTCGGCGACCAGGTGCTCGCCCTGGGCAGCCCGCTGGGCCTGCAGGGCTCGGTCACCGCCGGCATCCTCAGCGCCCGGGACCGGACCATCCAGGCCGGCGAGAACGGGCAGCAGAACCCGCAGCAGGGTGCCAGCTCGATCTCCGGGCTGCTCCAGACCGACGCGCCGATCAACCCCGGCAACTCCGGCGGCGCGCTGGTCAACACCCGGGGTGAGGTGATCGGCATCAACACCGCGATCGCCACCGCCGGACAGGGCAGCAGCGGCAACATCGGCGTCGGCTTCGCGATCCCCAGCAACAAGGCCAAGGACGTCGCCGAGAAGCTCCAGCGCGGCGAGAAGGTCAGCCACCCGTCCCTCGGGGTGAGCGTCAACGCCGCCGAGGACGGCGGGGCGCTGGTCGCCGCGGTCGTGCCGGGCAGCGCCGCCGAGAAGGCCGGCATCCAGCGGGGCGACGTGATCACCCGGTTCGGCGACAAGGTCGTCAAGGACTCCAACGACCTGGTCGGCGCCGTGCAGGCCGGCAAGGTCGGCGACCGGGTCGAGGTGACCTACAAGCGAAATGGTGCCGAGGCGAAGGCAACCGTGACGCTCGCCGAGACGTCATAACACCAGACCTGCCTCCTCCGGGGCGGCGGGTGGCGGAGCCAAGGGGGTTGGCTCCGTCACCCGTCGCCTTTTTCGCACCCCGTGGCACCCGACGCCGGTCCGGTGCCGGTTCACCCCAACCGGGTGAACCGGCCTCACCCGGGCAGTCGGCATTCTCGCCAGGAGCCGACCGCACGGGAGGGGACGTGATGACGACGGCAGCGGCCACCCGCACCGATCCGGACATCCAGCGCGACGTGCTCGACGAACTGGCCTGGGACCCGCAGGCCCAGCCGCACGAGATCGGGGTGAGCGTCGCCGAGGGCGTGGTCACCCTGACCGGCCGGGTGGACAGCTACGCCCGCAAGTGGGCGGCGCAACGCTGCGCGCACCGGGTACGAGGCGTGCGGGCCGTCGCCGACGACATCGAGGTACGCCTGCCCGGCCTGGACGGTCAGGACGACGGTGAACTCGCCCTCGCCGCCGTACGGGCGCTGGAATGGGACAGCTTCGTGCCCGCCGAGCGGCTGGACGTGACGGTCTCCGCCGGCTGGCTGATGCTGCGCGGCGAGGTGGAGTTCGGCTACCAGCGGCGCACCGCCGAGCAGGAGCTGCGCCGGCTGCGGGGCGTACGCGGGGTGACCAACCTGGTCGAGGTGGTGCCGCCGGCCCCGCCCAGCGCCGAGCAGACCGCCCTGGACCTGCGCCGGGCGTTGCGCCGCCGGACCGGCACCGAGGCGATCACCGTCGAGCTGGCCGGCGACATCGTCGTTTTGGGCGGCACCGTCCGCTCCTGGTGGGAGCGGGACGAGGCGGAGCGGGTCGCCTGGTCGGCACCGGGCGTACGGGCCGTCGACGACCGTCTCGTCGTCACCGGGTGAGCCGCCCGCCGCGTCCGCCGAATGTCCGTTTAGCGCAGCCGGGGTGGGGAAATCGCCGCCGATCCCGCTCACCGGGAAGCAACGGGGAGGACCTGTGGCCGTGACCCACCGTCCGTCGGAGAGCCCGCCGGGAAGGCCGCTGCGGATCGCGATGGTGGTCCCGCCGTGGCTGTCGGTGCCGCCGCCCGGCTACGGCGGGCTGGAACAGGTGGTGCACGGGCTGGTGGACCGGCTGGTCGAGCGCGGCCACGGGGTGACCCTGTTCGGCGCGGGCCGGCACCACGGCACCGCCGCCGATTTCGTCTCCACCGTCGAGGACCTCCAGTACGCCCGGCTCGGCGAGGCGCTGCCGGAACTGGCCCACCTGGCCCGGGTGAAGCACCTGGTCACCGAAGCCGACTTCGACGTGATCCACGACCACACCACGATCGGCCCGCTGGTCGCCGGCCGGCGGGCGGTACCGACCGTGGCCACCGTGCACGGCAACCCCGTCGGCGAGTACGGCACCGTGCTCAGCGACGTCGACCGGGGCGTGGGGCTGGTGGCCATCTCGCACACGCAGCGCCGGCTGAACCCGGGCCTGCCCTGGGTGGGGACCGTGCACAACGCGATGGACCCGCGGGAGTTCCCGCACAAGCAGGACCCTGGCCGGGGCCCGGTGCTCTGGCTGGCCCGGTTCAGCCCCGACAAGGGCCCGGACCTCGCGATCCGCGCCTGCCGGCAGGCGGGCCTGCCGCTGACCCTGGCCGGCAAGTGCAACGAGCCCGCCGAGCGGCGCTACTTCGCCGAGGTCGTCGAGCCGCTGCTGGACGAGGACGTCACCGTGGTGTTCAACGCCGACCGGGAGGCGACCATCCGGCTGATGGTGGACGCGCGCTGCCTGATCATGCCGATCCAGTGGGACGAGCCGTTCGGCATGGTGATGGTGGAGGCGATGGCGACCGGTACGCCGGTCGTGGCGCTGCGACGCGGCGCCGTGCCGGAGCTGGTGGTGGACGGGGTCACCGGGCTGATCCGGGACCGCGCCGACGAGTTGCCGGCGGCGCTGCGGGCGGCGGACCGGCTGGACCCGGCGGCCGCCGTCGCGCACGTGGCCCGGAACTTCTCCACCGACCGGATGGCCGAGGGCTACGAGGCGGTGTACCGGCAGGTCGCCCTCGCCCGGGAGCCGACGCCGGTCGCCACCCGCTGACCGCGAGCCGCCGGACGGGCGCAGCCCCGACCGGAGGTCAGACCCGGCTGGTGCCGAGGTCCACGATGGCCGCGTCGAGCCGGCGTGCGTACGCCGGGGTGATGCCGCCCTCGTCGACGCGGTGGGTGACCTTCTCGCGCAGCAGCGCCACCGGCTCGGCCAGGTCGGAGCGCCCGTCGGCGGCCGCCCGGGTCAGGTTGGCCAGCACGTTGCGCAGGTCGGTGCCGACGTCGGCGCGGACGTCGCCGAGACGTACCCCGTCGTCGATGAGCCGGCGCAGCCGCTCGGCGGCCTCGGTGAGCCCGCCGGCGCCCTGCCCGCCGTCCGGGGTGGGTCGCGGTCGGGGCGGCGGCGCGTTGGTCGCCGCCGTGGTCGGCTCCCGTGGCGGGAGGGTGGCCGGTTCGGCGGGCGGGATCGCCGGCTGCACCGCCGGGGCGCCGGTCCGCCGGGCGTCCGGCGGCGGCGTGGACTCCGGCACCAGGGTCGGGGCGAGCAGCGCGGCGGCCGTGGTCACCACCACCAGCCCGGCCACCACCAGCAGCGGCTGCCGTCGCGACGGCGCTGCGGTCTGCCCGGATCGTCCGGCCGGTTCCGCCTGCCCGGCCGCCTGCCCGGCCGCCTGCCCGGCCGCCTGCCCGGCCGCCTGCCCGGCCGCCTGCCCGGCCGCCTGCCCGGCCGCCTGCCCGGCCGGCTGGCCGGGCAGCGCGGGCAGGGTCACGGTCGGCGCGAGCATCGTGGCCGCCTGCGGGTCGCCGGGCAGCAGCTGGTCGCGCAGTGCCGCGGCCACCTGATGCGCGGTGGGCCGGTCGCGCGGGTCGCGGGCCAGGCAGCGCAGGCAGGTACGGGCGACCGCCGGCGGCAGCCCCGGCACACCGTCCAGGGTGGGCGGTTCGTCGTCGGCCAGCGCCTCGCCGAGCTGCTCCCAGGTGTCCGCCGGGTACGGCACCTGGCCGGTCAGCGTCTCGTAGAGCAGCACGCCGAGGGAGTAGACGTCGGTGGCCGGCTGGGCCGGCGCCCCGTTGAGCCGCTCCGGCGCCACGTACGCGGGGGTGCCGAAGGTGCCGCCGTCCTCGTCCTCGTCCGGGGCGCCGACGTGGGTGGCGATGCCGAAGTCCAGCACCTTCGCGCCGACCCGGGTCATCATCACGTTGGACGGGGTGATGTCCCGGTGCACGATGCCGAGCCGGTGCGCGGCCGCGAGGGCCTCGGCCACCTGGGCGCCCACCTCGACCGCATCGGCCCAGGGCAGCGGCCCCTCGGTGAGCCGGTGCTCCAGCTCCTCCCCGGTGAGCAGCTCCATCACCACGAAGGAGGTGATCGAGCCGTCCGGGGCGAGCGTCTCGCCGTAGTCGTGCACCGAGGTCACGTGCGGGTGGACCAGCTGGGCGGCGGAGCGGGCCTCCTCGCGGACCATGTCCCGGAAGCGGGCGTCCGCGGCCAGGGAGGGAGCGAGCACCTTGACCGCGACGATCCGGTCGAGCACCTCGTCGCGGGCCCGCCAGATCACCGACATGCCACCGGCCCCGATCTGGTCGACGAGCCGGTACCGGCGGGCCAGCAACCTGCCGGCGTGCAGCGCTGCCATCAGTGATCGCACCTGCCTGGGGGTGGGGGCGGTATCAGGTTGCGGGAATGTGTCCGCGGTGTCAACGGTCGTCCGAATTCGCGGTCACCCTCCGTCGTGGACGGCTCGCGCGCCGCCACCTGGACCCGGCCGGACCCGGGTGACCAGCGGCTGGACCGGGCCCGGCGGCGGGCACGTGCCAGGATGAACGACATGGCTGGGGGTCCGGTGGCGTTCGTGCTCGGCGGCGGGGGAGTGCTCGGCGCGGTCGAGGTGGGCATGCTGCGCGCCTTGTTTCGCGCCCGGATCCGCCCGGACGTGGTGCTCGGCACCTCCATCGGGGCGGTCAACGGCGCGCTGGTCGCCGCCGACCCGACCGAGGCGGTCACCGACCGGCTGGTCCGGCTCTGGGCCTCGCCGGAGGCGAGCGAGGTGTACGGCGACTCGGTCGCCCGCCAGCTGCGCCGGTTCGCCGCGCGTACCCACCTGCACTCGCCCCGGCCGCTGCGCAAGCTGCTGGAGTCCGAACTGGGCGCCGAGACCACCTTCGCCGACCTGAAGGTGCCGTTCCGTTGCTGCGCGGCGAACATCGAGCGGGCCGCCGAGCACTGGTTCGACAGCGGTCCGCTGGTGCCGGCCGTGCTCGCCTCGGCCTCCGTGCCCGGGCTGCTGCCACCGGCCCGGATCGACGACCAGCACTACATCGACGGGGGGATCGTCAACTCCATCCCGATCGGTGAGGCGGTGGCGCTGGGCGCGCGGCAGATCTTCGTACTCCAGGTGGGTCGGATCGAACGGGAGCTGACGCCGCCCCAGCGGCCCTGGGAGATCGCCCAGGTCGCGTTCGAGATCGCCCGGCGGCACCGGTTCGCCCGGGAGATGGCGGCGCTGCCCGACGGGGTGGAGGTGCACGTGCTGCCCACCGGTGGGCTGAAGCCCCGCGACGACAGCCCGTGGGCCTACCGGGACATGGCGGCGGTGGGGCGGCGGATCAGCCGGGCCTACACCGCCTCCCGGCACTACCTGGCCACCCAACTGGACCACTGATGCCGCTGCCACCCCGGTGGGTACGCCGGATGCTGCTGGCCCCCGGCGTGGTGCTGCTCGCGCTGGCCGTGGTCCTCACGGTGCCGGTCTGGGCGCTGCTCGGCCTGGCGCTGTCGCCCTTCGTGCCCGGCCGGCTGCGGCCGCTGCGCCTGCTCTGGATCGGCTCCGTCTACCTGGTCTGGGACGCGGCGGCGCTGGCCGCGCTCTTCCTGCTCTGGCTGGCGTCCGGGTTCGGGCTGTTCAAGCGCTCGCCGGCCTTCCAGCGCGCGCACTACGTGCTCGCCGGCCGCTTCCTGCGGGTGCTCTTCTGGCAGGCTCGCTGGACGCTGCGGCTGAGCATCGACGTGGTCGGCACCGACCCGGACACGGCCCTGCCCGGCCGGCCGGAGCTGGTGCTCTGCCGGCACGCCGGGCCGGGTGACTCGTTCATCCTGATCCACGCGCTGGTCAACTGGTTCCACCGCGAGCCGCGGATCGTGCTCAAGGAGAGCCTGCAGTGGGACCCGGCGATCGACGTGCTGCTCAACCGGTTGCCCAACCGGTTCATCGCGCCCGGCCCGGACGGCCGTGACTCGGCGGTCCGGCAGGTCGGCCAGCTCGCCACCGACCTCGACGACGACGACGCGTTCGTGATCTTCCCGGAGGGCGGCAACTTCACGCCCGGCCGCCGGCTGCGGGCCATCGCCCGGCTCCGCGCGCTCGGGCTGGAGCGGATGGCGGCGCGCGCCGAGCGGATGCGGCACGTGCTGGCGCCGCAGCCCGGCGGACTGCTCGCCGCGCTGGACGCCGCCCCGGATGCCGGGGTGATCTTCGTGGCGCACACCGGGCTGGACCGGATGGTCACCGTGGCCGACGTCTGGCGGGAGCTGCCGATGGACAAGCGGATCGTGATGCGCTTCTGGTCGGTGCCGCCGGAGCAGGTGCCGACCGACCGGCAGGAGCGCATCGACTGGCTCTTCGACTGGTGGGCCCGGATCGACACCTGGGTCGCCGCCAACCGCGACGGCGTGTCGACCGGCTGACCGCGCGGGTCGGGGCCGGCCGTGGCGACGCCGCGTAGGGTGCGCTGATGGAACAGATCTGCGTGGTCACGACGGTGGTGGACGCGCGCCCGGTCGCGGACGCGCTCGCGGCCGAGGCGGTCGCCGGGCGGCTGGCGGCCTGCGCGCAGGTGGGCGGCCAGGTCGACAGCACCTACTGGTGGCGGTCCGCCGTGGAGACCGGCAGCGAGTGGTCGGTGCAGTTCAAGACCGCCCCCGACCGGGTGGTCGCGCTGGTCGACCGGCTCCGCGCCGCCCATCCGTACGAGGTGCCGGAGATCCTGGTGTCCCGGGTGGAGTGCGGGGAGCCGGCGTACGCCGCCTGGGTGCACGAGAACACCCGTATTTAGGGGTACCTGGCGGAGCAGGTGGCCGGATCGATCAGGAATCGAGAAGTGCGGGTCATGGTGCGCACCTAACGTGATCGTCATGGACATCACCATTCACACCAGCGTCCTGCCGCATGTCGACCCGGACGCCTCCCTGGCCTTCTACCGCGACGTCCTCGGCTTCGAGGTCCGCAACGACGTCGGACAGGGCAAGATGCGGTGGATCACGGTCGGCCCCGTCGGCCAGCCCGACACGTCCATCCTCCTGGCGCCGCCGGCCGTCGACCCCGGGGTCACCGAGGACGAGCGCCGCACCATCGCCGAGATGATGGCCAAGGGCACTTACGGCTGGATCCTGCTGGCCACCCGGGACCTCGACGGCACCTTCGAGAAGCTGCAGGCCGGCGACGCCGAGGTCGTCCAGGAGCCGATCGAGCAGCCGTACGGCATCCGCGACTGCGCCTTCCGCGATCCCGCGGGCAACCTGGTCCGCATCCAGGAACTCCGCTGAACCCTCCGGTCGTCGAGCACCCCGGTCGCCTGCTCGGCAGGGGACCCGGGTGCTCACGGACATCGATGAAAGGAGTTCTCCCATGTGTCACCCCTCATGGGGGCGCGCACTCGCCGAGGCGCAG comes from Micromonospora purpureochromogenes and encodes:
- a CDS encoding DUF4097 family beta strand repeat-containing protein; this encodes MTSWTVEQPRRFTLDDPVTEIDVRLISGRLNVVATDGPARVDITQAGGEGRPIHVEHRDGRLSIVQERKFRWSEVFRWVGPLARWPRVDVSVAVPAHVAATLKLIDGSLVASGLRGRTRADVTSGQITLMGLRGATAAKIVSGPVEALGVAGEVTLETVSGEVILADSAPAQVRAHTVSGAITCDFDNPRRSEIRLSTISGSITVRVREDSDLAVRLHTTSGRITSGFPQVLASRGLAAVRDSEGVLGAGEGKLWASATSGSIALLARPVDDDQEELL
- a CDS encoding PadR family transcriptional regulator is translated as MTAVFSHGRLRLYLLKLLDDGPKHGYELIRLLEDRFLGLYAPSAGTIYPRLQRLEVEGLVTHTAAGGRKVYEITEGGRAELRQRADELATLETDITASVQDLSALAGEIQTEVRGSVRDLKRELREAARQTRQTRWDRPVPPPAPGPAASPLLTEFDQRLAAFTMEVGGLVRAHRLSDNQLRTAIRVLDGALDGLRRLLR
- a CDS encoding response regulator transcription factor, translated to MAATQTEARLLVVEDDPNILELLSASLRFAGFDVATATSGSAALSTAKDHRPDLVVLDVMLPDLDGFEVIRMLREGGARTPVVFLTARDATDDKIRGLTLGGDDYVTKPFSLEELTARIRAVLRRTATGEHAPSRLTFADLELDEETHEVHRAGQRVQLSPTEFKLLRYLMLNANRVLSKAQILDHVWNYDFRGDDNIVESYISYLRRKVDNTEPRLIHTLRGVGYVLRKPAA
- a CDS encoding sensor histidine kinase; its protein translation is MSVLHDAKGKLRSVPLRVKLVASVLALVAAALVVISSLTTYFLRNYLVGQVDAELQAASVQVGRVLPDLQSGRVRASLPTDYVVALANADGGEIIGYDPVLERDDLPPIPADVAGFRAEEGDPFTVRAQDGHDRWRMLYRELPDGSVLAVGQHLTDVDLAVKRLVWIDLLVGGAVLILLASIGAAIVRTSLKPLVEIERTAAAIAGGDLTRRVPDPEEGQECATSELGRLSRALNAMLAQIEAAFTARAASETAARSAESGARDAAHAAQISEARARRSEERMRQFVADASHELRTPLTTIRGFAELYRQGAARAPEQTADLLRRIEDEAARMGLLVEDLLLLARLDRERPLSLAPVELPVLASDAVQAARVVAPDRRIELEIEPGSGQLVVHGDDARLRQVIGNLMTNALTHTPPEASVTLRLRTEPGNLAVVEVADTGPGLTPEQAERVFERFYRADAARTRRASGITSTGLGLAIVAALVAAHHGTVQVAETPGGGATFRVRLPLLPDVDGGTE
- a CDS encoding S1C family serine protease, with the translated sequence MTEFETDPQRRPAAPDAEPSHATAELSRVERGQSDSTEPRPAAPGDAAGTAGEPAGTEPSAGTTPDAQTSAAPYAGQTSAAPYPGAGQTSAAPYAGQTPGAGYPSAGYPQAGQASAAPYPGGAHGGEQAYRPGYQPYPSPGQYPAAGYQPGQQSGWTAGYPGAQGPGGPVPPQHGGQPVPPWAAGPRPSKVAKFVGAGVAVFALMLGSGVAGGALALAVDGDSGGITRTYSAAPVINSADLPKIAAAVQDSVVSIITDNGEGSGVVLSADGFVLTNNHVVASASGDTVRVVFADGKSAQAKIVGTDPKTDLAVVKASGVSDLKAAKFGDSDGMQVGDQVLALGSPLGLQGSVTAGILSARDRTIQAGENGQQNPQQGASSISGLLQTDAPINPGNSGGALVNTRGEVIGINTAIATAGQGSSGNIGVGFAIPSNKAKDVAEKLQRGEKVSHPSLGVSVNAAEDGGALVAAVVPGSAAEKAGIQRGDVITRFGDKVVKDSNDLVGAVQAGKVGDRVEVTYKRNGAEAKATVTLAETS
- a CDS encoding BON domain-containing protein is translated as MTTAAATRTDPDIQRDVLDELAWDPQAQPHEIGVSVAEGVVTLTGRVDSYARKWAAQRCAHRVRGVRAVADDIEVRLPGLDGQDDGELALAAVRALEWDSFVPAERLDVTVSAGWLMLRGEVEFGYQRRTAEQELRRLRGVRGVTNLVEVVPPAPPSAEQTALDLRRALRRRTGTEAITVELAGDIVVLGGTVRSWWERDEAERVAWSAPGVRAVDDRLVVTG
- a CDS encoding glycosyltransferase family 4 protein, giving the protein MVVPPWLSVPPPGYGGLEQVVHGLVDRLVERGHGVTLFGAGRHHGTAADFVSTVEDLQYARLGEALPELAHLARVKHLVTEADFDVIHDHTTIGPLVAGRRAVPTVATVHGNPVGEYGTVLSDVDRGVGLVAISHTQRRLNPGLPWVGTVHNAMDPREFPHKQDPGRGPVLWLARFSPDKGPDLAIRACRQAGLPLTLAGKCNEPAERRYFAEVVEPLLDEDVTVVFNADREATIRLMVDARCLIMPIQWDEPFGMVMVEAMATGTPVVALRRGAVPELVVDGVTGLIRDRADELPAALRAADRLDPAAAVAHVARNFSTDRMAEGYEAVYRQVALAREPTPVATR
- a CDS encoding serine/threonine-protein kinase, whose protein sequence is MAALHAGRLLARRYRLVDQIGAGGMSVIWRARDEVLDRIVAVKVLAPSLAADARFRDMVREEARSAAQLVHPHVTSVHDYGETLAPDGSITSFVVMELLTGEELEHRLTEGPLPWADAVEVGAQVAEALAAAHRLGIVHRDITPSNVMMTRVGAKVLDFGIATHVGAPDEDEDGGTFGTPAYVAPERLNGAPAQPATDVYSLGVLLYETLTGQVPYPADTWEQLGEALADDEPPTLDGVPGLPPAVARTCLRCLARDPRDRPTAHQVAAALRDQLLPGDPQAATMLAPTVTLPALPGQPAGQAAGQAAGQAAGQAAGQAAGQAAGQAAGQAEPAGRSGQTAAPSRRQPLLVVAGLVVVTTAAALLAPTLVPESTPPPDARRTGAPAVQPAIPPAEPATLPPREPTTAATNAPPPRPRPTPDGGQGAGGLTEAAERLRRLIDDGVRLGDVRADVGTDLRNVLANLTRAAADGRSDLAEPVALLREKVTHRVDEGGITPAYARRLDAAIVDLGTSRV